The segment AGCATAACTGCAGGATATGGATTGGAGGATATCAACGATGCCTTTCCTGCTATTTTACAACAAAAGATAGACTCCCTTGACTTAAATTATACTGTAATCAATTCAGGATTAAGCGGTGAAACGACGGCTGGTGGAAAAAGTCGTATTAATTGGGTGATGAATCAAGATATATCTGTTTTTGTCCTAGAACTGGGTGGCAATGATGGTTTACGAGGCGTGCCCTTATCGGAAACCCGTATGAATCTCCAAGCCATAATAGATGCTGTAAAAGAAAAAAGCCCAGAAACCACTATTATCCTTGCTGGTATGGAATTGCCACCAAATATGGGACAAGACTATACGAATGAGTTTAGAAGCATTTTTGCGGATTTAGCGGATCAAAATAAATTAGAATTTATTCCTTTTATTTTAAAAGATGTTGGAGGTATTGAAGAACTCAACCAAAGTGATGGCATCCACCCAACTGTTGAAGGTCATAAAATAGTGGCTAATACTGTTTGGGAAGTTTTAAAACCGTTGATTGCCTTAAAATAGTTCAAACAATTTAGCCCAACAATCACAGTTAATAAATTTGTGAATCTGTATCTTTGCATACTCACCTAACAGGATTCAACAGCGTGCAACAGATAAAAGCGTACTTAGACCAAATAGCCGCCATATCACAATCAGATTGGGATTTTTTTACCTCTAAATTACAGCGTCGTGTGATTCAAAAGAAAGACATATTTCTAAAAATCAATACCGTAGAAAATCACATTTCCTTTATTGAATCGGGTGTTGTACGTTTATTTATTCCTAAAGAAAACCCTGAGAAAGAAATCACCTTTGGCTTTAGTTTTAAAGACCAGTTTATTAGTGCATACGACTCGTTCTTAACACAGACACCTTCGGCTTACCAACTACAAGCACTTACAGAAACGACCATTTTAAGTATAACCTATGACGATTTACAAGCGGTTTATAAAACAACCCAAATTGGAAATCTTATTGGACGATTAACAGCAGAACGTCTCTTTTTATTAAAATCTAAACGGGAACAAAACTTGTTGAATTTGACAGCAGAGGAACGATATATGAAATTATTTAAAGAACGCCCAGAACTCATAAAAGTAATTCCTCTTAAATATATAAGTTCCTATATTGGTGTGACTGCACAAGCGCTTAGTAGGATTAGGCGACGTTTATAAAAAGCATTTAATTGATTTAGGTTCATTGTTTCGCTCGCAACATCACATTATCTTTGCAAAAAAAGTTATGGTGATTGTTATTTTTGTTTTATTGCTTTGGTATGGAGGCTTATTTTTTCAGTCGTTCTTTTTGCATCGTTATGCAGCTCATCAAGTATTTACCATGTCAAAAACGATGGAACGTATAAGCTTTATCTTGACCTGGATTTTTCAAGGTTCAAGTTACCTAAGTGCATATGGTTATGGTATTATGCACCGCATGCACCATGCCTATACAGATACTGAAAAAGATCCGCATTCTCCATCTCATGATGCTAATGTGTTTGCGATGATGTGGAAAACAAAAACGATCTATCAAGATATTAATAAACAGCGTATTCCTATTGATCAGCGTTTTACCAAAAATGTACCGCAATGGACAAAATTTGATCTTTTTGCAAGTTCTCGCTTTTCTAGATTACTTTGGATTACAAGTTACATTCTATTTTTTGCCTTCTTTGTGACCGCTTGGTGGCAATGGTTGTTATTGCCTATTACGTTTTTAATGGCGCCAATTCATGGCGTAATTATTAATTGGTTTGGGCATATTTATGGCTATGTCAATTATAAAATGAAAAACACGAGCAAAAATCTATTCCGTTTTGATTTTTTAATGATGGGTGAAGGCTATCATAATAATCATCATAAGCATGCGAGCAGAGCTAATTTTGGTGTCAAATGGTATGAAATTGATATCACATATTTGATCATAAAACTATTGGATGCTTTCGGATGTATCAAATTAAAACCCATCACAGTTAAAGATTAGCAATCGTCTAAGTCTTTATAATACTGTATGTGGTTTGATAAAGGATATAAAAAAAAGCCCATCACATGTGATGGGCTTTCATAATTTAGGTTAAGCGATATGTTAGATAACTTTTACGTTTACTGCGTTTAATCCTTTTTTGCCTTCTGTCAAATCGAATTCAACAATATCGCCTTCGCGAATCTCGTCTACTAATCCTGAAATGTGTACAAAATGCTCATTGTTTGAACCTTCTTCGGTGATGAAGCCAAATCCTTTGGCATCGTTGAAGAATTTTACTGTTCCTTTACTCATTGTATTATATTTTAATATTTAATAATACTTAGTAGAAGTCAAATATGATGCCAAAAACCATAATGACAGATTAATTATAGTTGATATGAATTATTGGGGTTCTATAATCACTCAGTTTTACCCTAGTTTGGCCTGTTTATCACTTGTGTATTTTGAATCATGAAATATTGTGAGTATTGATAATGTCCGAGCTACGGATAGCAATGCTCACCATGATCATCGTATTATTTACTCAAGGCCTTTAAAAGTTGTTCTTTTGACTTTAATAAATCATTTTGAAAAATATCAATAATTGAATCATAGCCTACGATATATAGAAATCTTAAGGACGCTATTCTAGCCTTATGATCTTTATTATTTAGGAGGTAATTAATACAATCGTTTTTACATATAAAATCGGTTATAAATTCGATGTACCAATCCTCTGTTTTTTCTATTTCCTTTAGATTATTAGTTGTTTTCTCAAAAATAATTTTCTCAATATCGTCAATATCCTTTCTGTATATTTTATACGTACTACTTAAATCTATAAGTTGCTCAGAAGCGCTACTAACCTCAAGTTCAGCATTATCAACCAAATTAATAATATGGTTATCTAGGGTTAATGTATTCACCTCAAATAAAAGGGTTGATATCAGCCCTTCTTCACCTACTTTGCTTTTATCATAAGGACGATCTAAAGTCTTAAGATACACTTGTTGCAGGGTGTCTAATTCTTTTTTAAAGTCGGAAATCGTCTCTATATCAATATCTAGTTGTTTCAATACTTTTTGTTGAAGCACGACATTAGCCCGTTTGAGCTGCTTATCTTGGTTCCAATTATTAATGCCTAAAGCGATTAAAATCCCAATAATGACGAGTACAATCTCTCCAATAGCATATCCTATATATTTACTCATACTACTTTTCTTTAAAAATTGTAATCGTTGTTTGTTGAATATCTTCATTTTTTCAATCGTTCGTTTATTAATTCTAGAATTTCTTTATCTGTTTCTTTTAGCGCTTTTAACTGCGGTTCCAAATTCCCATAAATGAGCGTTGAATGAATGGCTAATCGGGCTCTATACGCATCGCTTAAATAGTAGCGCATAATTTCGGGGTTATCTAGTTTCCCCATGAGGATGTCAGCAATCCAAGGTTCATTTTCCTTGAAATACAACATATTATTATCAATATCATCTCCTATACGGTTATTCGTTGCAGTTAATAAATTATCAAAAGTTCTATAACTTGTTAAAATTGTTGAGATTAATGTGTCCTGTTCGCTATCACGATCATTAACATACTTCTCAAGCAAGTTAATTCCTTTTTGTTGAAGCTGAAAAGGCGTATATGAAAGGATAAGTCCATAACCTTGAGGCGTTTCTGCATAGGTTTTTGCGGTAACGGTATCACTTAAAAATAGTTTGAAATATTCTTTACGTTTTTCCACATACGTTTCTAAAACCGCATGAATGATGGTGGTGTCTTGAATGAGATCTTGTTTATAAACTTGAAGATAACTACGCAATTGATTTTGTGCATCACGCTCCTGTTTTTTATTATTGATGGTGACAGCAATTAAAATGCCAATCACCACCAAGATAATTTCTCCAATCCCATACAAGAGATAACTGGATAGCTTTTTCTTTGATAAAAATCCCATACGTTTTTTATTAAAAATACTCATGACTATTGTCTTTTAGAGACTTAGCCCTATAAATATAATGGAATGTTTCGATAATAAAAAAACACCTTTCAGACTAAAACCCGAAAGGTGTGTTGTATTCAGATATCATTTTAATCTTATTTCGGAACTAAGATAACGTCAATTCGTTCTACTAAATCTCTATAATGATATTTGGTTACCAGATTCACAGGGCGATTTGCTGCTGCACCCACCTGACGTTTTAGAGTATTTAATTCACCACGCACTAAAGCACGAATATCAGATTGTGACACATTAAAATACTGAGTGCTTCGTTGCGGATTCATGTCTTCGGTCATGAGAAATGCCATACGATCAACATAAGCTCGCTGTAAATTACGACGGAAAACATCTACATTTTTTGTTGCAGTAGTTTCGCTCATAATTCCTTTTCTCAACTCTTGAAGCATTTGCAGTGCACTATAATTTGTAGTATCTAGGGTTTCGTGGTCGATGAGTCTTCCTAAACGATCAAAACTCAGTAAGCCATTTAAATAGCGACTTTGTAAGCGTCTCACACGTTCTGTGTAACCCGCATAATCAATATTTTGTAGCATGCGCTTGTCTACTAGCCAAACTGGAGTTTCAAACGCGTTTTTGTGCAACCATTGCATCGATTCTTGCTGTAAGGCTTTTGGAACTGCTTCATAAGCGATACCATCTTGCTTTGGTGTAATGAGATGTTCCACTACACCGCCTACATTGCCCAATACATGTCCAATATAACGATTATAGCAGCCTAATAATTCACCATACAATTCTTCGAGATCGTCATAATCATTAGTTTGATCGCTTGTCCATTGTGGTAAATTTTGGGCGACATATTTTAAATTCTTTAATGCGTAATTAGATGCTTTAATGGCATCATTTCCTATATCCTCAGTTTGTGAGGTAGGATCAAATCGGCTGCTTTGTCTTCCGAAGACATATCTAGGATCACCCGCTTTGTCCATAATCCATTTTTCTAAGGTTGGTAGCTCCGCTTCAGAACTCGTAGTCCCAGGAATATTGCGATAACCCCAATTTATAGCATAGTCATCATAAGGTCCCATTTGTCTGATAAATCGAATATTCTGATCACCAGGCTGTGCAATATAATTGTAACGTGCATAATCCATAATGGTCGAGGCTATTCCGTTTTTTTGTGTGAAGTCACCACTTCTATAACTTTCTACATCATACGCTTTACTCGCACTCATATTGTGTGGCAAGCCTAAAGCATGACCTACTTCGTGAGCTATCACCATTTTCATCATTTCTCCTATCTCTTCATCAGATGTGTCTAAAGTTCTCGCTGTAGGATTTGCAGCACCTGTTTCGAGTAAGTAACGGTTTCGGTATGAACGCAAATGGTTGTGGTACCATATGATATCACTCTCAATGATTTCTCCACTTCTAGGATCGGAAACACTTGGCCCAACGGCATTTCTAGTTTCACTAGCTACGTAACGCACTACTGAATAGCGCACATCTTCCGGACTAAAATCGGGATCTTCCTCTTTTGTTGGAGGATATTTTGCGATAATGGCATTTTTAAAACCCGCTTTTTCAAATGGACCTTGCCATAATTCGATACCTTCTTTGATGTATTTTCTTAAACTTTCTGGAGTTGCAGGATCTAAGTAATATACAATAGGTTTTACGGGTTCTACCAATTCACCTCTAGCATAAGCCGCAGGATCTTTTGGTTCTAATCGCCAGCGTCTGATGTACGTTTTTGTATCTGCTTTAAGTTTCGGACTTCCATAATCTACCTGACTAAAGGTAAACCAACCAACACGATCATCTGCAAAACGGGATTGCATTGGTTCTTCGGGCAGTAATATCATGGATTGGTTCATTTGCAAACTAATAGTTTGTGCAGCCCTTGCTGATGGCGGTGCCGATGCATTATAGGTCATGTCTTGCACCACTTCAATATTTTGCGGAAAGCTTTTCATCGTATTAATATAACTACGAGAGGCATCAAGATTTCGTACCTTATAAGTGGTTCGGTAGCGCGCTGGTAGTCCGCTAATTGCTTTCACATCTGTACTGTAAAACTTTGTAACATCTACGACTACTGCTGAAGAGTCTTTACTAAAAGCGGCAATATCAAAAGCAAACAGAATTGGCTCATAATTATTAGATTTTACTGAAATACTTATTGGCAAATCGTCGTCGGCTACCGAATTATAAGAACGCTCTTTAATTAAAATTTTAGTATCAAAACGTTCCCATACTATAAGACGCTCACCCGTTTTTGAGCCTGCATTCACATAACCTCCGCCTAATCCTGAAGGTAGTTTTGCGATTCTACTTACTAGGAGCATGTCTTTATTAAGGTGTTCGTTTGGAATTTCAAAATAGTACTTCTCTCCTATTTTATGAACT is part of the Formosa sp. Hel1_31_208 genome and harbors:
- a CDS encoding acyl-CoA desaturase, with translation MVIVIFVLLLWYGGLFFQSFFLHRYAAHQVFTMSKTMERISFILTWIFQGSSYLSAYGYGIMHRMHHAYTDTEKDPHSPSHDANVFAMMWKTKTIYQDINKQRIPIDQRFTKNVPQWTKFDLFASSRFSRLLWITSYILFFAFFVTAWWQWLLLPITFLMAPIHGVIINWFGHIYGYVNYKMKNTSKNLFRFDFLMMGEGYHNNHHKHASRANFGVKWYEIDITYLIIKLLDAFGCIKLKPITVKD
- a CDS encoding zinc-dependent metalloprotease; this encodes MKKTILFTLTVLLCLAPMSKQAQSKRKKKKDAKTEAVSPAPKKKNGKIKPYDKVITSDAVTDDGLFKVHKIGEKYYFEIPNEHLNKDMLLVSRIAKLPSGLGGGYVNAGSKTGERLIVWERFDTKILIKERSYNSVADDDLPISISVKSNNYEPILFAFDIAAFSKDSSAVVVDVTKFYSTDVKAISGLPARYRTTYKVRNLDASRSYINTMKSFPQNIEVVQDMTYNASAPPSARAAQTISLQMNQSMILLPEEPMQSRFADDRVGWFTFSQVDYGSPKLKADTKTYIRRWRLEPKDPAAYARGELVEPVKPIVYYLDPATPESLRKYIKEGIELWQGPFEKAGFKNAIIAKYPPTKEEDPDFSPEDVRYSVVRYVASETRNAVGPSVSDPRSGEIIESDIIWYHNHLRSYRNRYLLETGAANPTARTLDTSDEEIGEMMKMVIAHEVGHALGLPHNMSASKAYDVESYRSGDFTQKNGIASTIMDYARYNYIAQPGDQNIRFIRQMGPYDDYAINWGYRNIPGTTSSEAELPTLEKWIMDKAGDPRYVFGRQSSRFDPTSQTEDIGNDAIKASNYALKNLKYVAQNLPQWTSDQTNDYDDLEELYGELLGCYNRYIGHVLGNVGGVVEHLITPKQDGIAYEAVPKALQQESMQWLHKNAFETPVWLVDKRMLQNIDYAGYTERVRRLQSRYLNGLLSFDRLGRLIDHETLDTTNYSALQMLQELRKGIMSETTATKNVDVFRRNLQRAYVDRMAFLMTEDMNPQRSTQYFNVSQSDIRALVRGELNTLKRQVGAAANRPVNLVTKYHYRDLVERIDVILVPK
- a CDS encoding Crp/Fnr family transcriptional regulator, coding for MQQIKAYLDQIAAISQSDWDFFTSKLQRRVIQKKDIFLKINTVENHISFIESGVVRLFIPKENPEKEITFGFSFKDQFISAYDSFLTQTPSAYQLQALTETTILSITYDDLQAVYKTTQIGNLIGRLTAERLFLLKSKREQNLLNLTAEERYMKLFKERPELIKVIPLKYISSYIGVTAQALSRIRRRL
- a CDS encoding arylesterase, with translation MSKAQNKQLQLNLPMTRAHKFLKFCYFMMVLLLSACGNETSKKITQEDVSTDKIEVTLTAAETSGTILCFGDSITAGYGLEDINDAFPAILQQKIDSLDLNYTVINSGLSGETTAGGKSRINWVMNQDISVFVLELGGNDGLRGVPLSETRMNLQAIIDAVKEKSPETTIILAGMELPPNMGQDYTNEFRSIFADLADQNKLEFIPFILKDVGGIEELNQSDGIHPTVEGHKIVANTVWEVLKPLIALK
- a CDS encoding cold-shock protein; translation: MSKGTVKFFNDAKGFGFITEEGSNNEHFVHISGLVDEIREGDIVEFDLTEGKKGLNAVNVKVI
- a CDS encoding DUF6090 family protein encodes the protein MSKYIGYAIGEIVLVIIGILIALGINNWNQDKQLKRANVVLQQKVLKQLDIDIETISDFKKELDTLQQVYLKTLDRPYDKSKVGEEGLISTLLFEVNTLTLDNHIINLVDNAELEVSSASEQLIDLSSTYKIYRKDIDDIEKIIFEKTTNNLKEIEKTEDWYIEFITDFICKNDCINYLLNNKDHKARIASLRFLYIVGYDSIIDIFQNDLLKSKEQLLKALSK